The following are encoded in a window of Sulfurimonas sp. C5 genomic DNA:
- a CDS encoding Mrp/NBP35 family ATP-binding protein, which translates to MTEEIVKSALSKVAYPGFTKDIVTFGFVKDIVINGTDVSCTVDITSSAPEVAQQITDEATTELKRAGATNVAINIKAPVMPRESSSRGKNIAPQVKNFLMVSSGKGGVGKSTTSVNIAVSLAKMGKKVGLLDADIYGPNIPRMLGVSDIKPEVNGNKVLPIKAYGIEMMSMGSLMEEGQSLIWRGAMIMKAIEQFLRDILWSELDVLVIDMPPGTGDAQLTLAQSVPVTAGLTVTTPQTVSLDDSKRSLDMFKKLHIPIAGVIENMSGFIAPDTGVEYDIFGKGTSEPMAKQFDTTVIAEVPIEPAIRTGGDEGKPVSFVAPESESAKRYMQAAESIWNFIEEINASGGVDNAAVQPTTPPGVSACSTGGAAPQQQSSGESCGTGCGCH; encoded by the coding sequence ATGACTGAAGAAATCGTAAAGTCAGCACTTTCAAAAGTTGCATATCCGGGTTTTACTAAAGATATCGTAACTTTCGGATTTGTGAAAGATATCGTAATTAACGGAACAGATGTAAGTTGTACAGTAGATATTACTTCATCTGCTCCTGAAGTAGCACAGCAAATTACTGATGAAGCTACTACAGAATTAAAAAGAGCAGGTGCTACAAATGTTGCTATTAACATTAAAGCTCCTGTAATGCCAAGAGAGTCTTCTTCTCGCGGCAAAAACATTGCTCCACAAGTAAAAAACTTCCTAATGGTAAGTTCTGGTAAGGGTGGGGTTGGTAAATCAACTACATCTGTAAATATTGCTGTTTCATTAGCTAAGATGGGTAAAAAAGTTGGTCTTTTAGATGCAGATATCTATGGTCCAAACATTCCTCGTATGCTTGGTGTTTCAGATATTAAGCCTGAAGTAAACGGCAATAAAGTTCTTCCAATAAAAGCTTATGGTATTGAGATGATGTCTATGGGTTCACTTATGGAAGAGGGACAATCTTTAATCTGGCGTGGTGCTATGATTATGAAAGCAATTGAGCAATTTTTACGTGACATCTTATGGTCGGAACTTGATGTACTAGTTATCGATATGCCACCGGGAACTGGTGATGCTCAATTAACTTTAGCGCAAAGTGTACCTGTAACTGCTGGTCTTACGGTAACTACTCCGCAAACAGTATCGTTAGATGACTCTAAACGTTCACTGGATATGTTTAAAAAATTACATATCCCTATCGCTGGTGTTATTGAAAATATGAGTGGATTTATTGCTCCAGATACTGGTGTTGAATATGACATTTTCGGAAAAGGTACATCTGAGCCAATGGCTAAACAATTCGACACTACAGTAATTGCTGAAGTTCCAATCGAACCAGCAATCAGAACTGGTGGGGATGAAGGTAAACCTGTAAGTTTTGTAGCTCCTGAGAGTGAAAGTGCAAAACGTTATATGCAAGCTGCTGAGTCTATCTGGAACTTCATTGAAGAGATCAATGCAAGCGGTGGCGTTGACAATGCTGCAGTTCAGCCTACAACACCTCCAGGTGTAAGTGCTTGTTCTACAGGTGGAGCAGCTCCACAACAACAATCAAGCGGCGAAAGCTGCGGTACTGGATGTGGTTGTCACTAA
- the glmS gene encoding glutamine--fructose-6-phosphate transaminase (isomerizing) — MCGIVGYIGAKDTKNILLDGLKELEYRGYDSAGIAVLSDGEFNNFKAVGKLVNLEEKTKDFITDHFAVGIGHTRWATHGKPTELNAHPHVGECSYVVHNGIIENYAELKKELEADGVRFLSQTDTEVIVHQFEKNLKTAASEFEAFEKTVSQLQGAYAILLVTKSKEDTIYFAKLGSPMLVGKNNDNEKYFASSDTPLIGHCEDVNYFDDGDYGYVTPDEIKIFDKNKQEKQPHFTKLATNKLSAQKDGYRFFMEKEIYEQHDVITDTLLGRLGTNEVIFEELDPKLFDGINEIKLCACGTSYHAALSASYLFERYSRVKTSIEVASEFRYRDPIMTPDTLFVAISQSGETADTLETLKMAKNAGLKTLTICNVDNSSMVRLSDATILTRAGVEKGVASTKAFATQVTIFWMLSLHLASLRKTLTSDEITKQIELIRQIPSAVKVRDEIHEKIKRLSKRYLHGHGFFFIGRDIFYPLALEGALKLKEISYLHAEGYPSGEMKHGPIALADPELFTIALLPEHMLYEKAKSNVEELSARDSTICAISPLQFEKADDFIATKKHEFYMLEFFEMMVVVQLLSLEVSIRLGNDVDMPRNLAKSVTVE, encoded by the coding sequence ATGTGTGGAATTGTTGGGTATATTGGAGCAAAAGATACAAAAAATATTTTATTGGATGGTCTTAAGGAATTAGAGTACAGAGGTTACGATTCGGCAGGAATAGCAGTTTTAAGTGATGGTGAATTCAATAACTTCAAAGCTGTAGGTAAACTCGTTAACCTAGAAGAAAAGACAAAAGATTTTATTACGGATCATTTTGCCGTGGGTATTGGACACACGAGATGGGCTACCCATGGAAAGCCTACAGAATTAAATGCACATCCACATGTAGGCGAGTGTTCTTACGTTGTTCATAACGGTATTATAGAAAACTATGCTGAATTAAAAAAAGAGCTTGAAGCTGACGGTGTACGTTTTCTAAGTCAAACAGATACGGAAGTGATCGTACATCAGTTTGAAAAAAACCTCAAAACTGCAGCATCAGAATTTGAAGCATTTGAAAAAACTGTATCACAGCTTCAAGGAGCTTATGCGATCTTACTTGTTACAAAATCAAAAGAGGATACTATCTACTTTGCTAAACTCGGTTCACCGATGCTTGTAGGTAAAAATAACGACAATGAAAAGTACTTTGCTTCTTCAGATACTCCATTGATTGGCCATTGTGAAGATGTTAACTATTTTGATGACGGTGACTACGGATATGTAACACCTGATGAGATCAAAATTTTTGATAAAAATAAACAAGAGAAGCAACCTCATTTTACAAAATTAGCAACAAATAAACTTTCTGCACAAAAAGACGGATATAGATTCTTTATGGAAAAAGAGATCTATGAACAACATGATGTTATCACAGATACTTTACTTGGAAGACTAGGAACGAATGAAGTAATTTTTGAAGAGTTAGATCCAAAACTTTTTGACGGAATTAATGAAATAAAACTATGTGCATGTGGAACAAGTTATCATGCTGCTCTATCGGCTTCATATCTTTTTGAACGTTACTCCAGAGTAAAAACTTCTATTGAAGTTGCAAGTGAATTTAGATATCGTGATCCAATAATGACACCAGATACTCTTTTTGTTGCTATCTCTCAAAGCGGTGAAACTGCAGACACTTTAGAAACTTTAAAAATGGCAAAAAATGCAGGTCTTAAAACTCTTACGATCTGTAATGTCGACAACTCTTCTATGGTAAGACTTTCAGATGCGACAATTTTAACGCGTGCAGGTGTTGAAAAAGGTGTAGCTTCTACAAAAGCTTTTGCAACACAAGTAACAATTTTTTGGATGTTATCACTACATCTGGCAAGTTTAAGAAAAACACTAACGAGTGATGAGATCACAAAACAGATTGAACTTATTCGTCAAATCCCTTCTGCAGTAAAAGTTCGTGATGAGATTCATGAGAAAATTAAAAGGTTATCAAAAAGATATCTACATGGACATGGGTTTTTCTTTATTGGGAGAGATATCTTCTATCCTTTAGCTCTTGAAGGTGCTTTAAAACTTAAAGAGATCTCTTATCTTCATGCAGAAGGTTATCCAAGTGGAGAGATGAAACATGGACCAATTGCACTTGCAGATCCTGAGCTTTTTACTATAGCACTTTTACCAGAACATATGCTTTATGAAAAAGCAAAAAGTAATGTTGAGGAGTTAAGTGCACGAGATTCAACAATTTGTGCTATCAGTCCGTTACAATTTGAAAAGGCTGATGACTTTATTGCAACAAAAAAACACGAATTTTACATGTTAGAGTTTTTTGAGATGATGGTTGTGGTACAATTGCTGTCATTAGAAGTTTCAATCAGACTGGGCAATGATGTAGATATGCCAAGAAACTTAGCAAAAAGTGTAACTGTGGAGTAG
- a CDS encoding HD domain-containing protein, with amino-acid sequence MDILLQIEDIIEKNGSDFELSKLFKQYIKEYKDSLHQLFEKNQGKDFLVRHTRQLDSIIELMYKTVLRRTFGNYLPMRSSIPIAIVALGSYGREQLCVHSDIDLLIVYEDVHGYNSELIIEKLFYLALDAGLKLGHRVHEVQDLFKASNEDITIRTALMEARFICGSTFTWHAASRALHSMRLYNQKEYILNKIEEAQERRKKFSISMEPNIKEGVGGLRDAQLIFWVAKTIYGVESIKELSGELFTEEEYKEYRIALELLFRVRSALHLITGKQEDTLRLEHIPQVTKLLGFTTQKKLSSKVLEAGWRINNFTQIFVKKMVRSFVYDTKNIAAFRVQRLQKGIYERDGRLFASYNLTPRPINELLELLVNLEDKDYKYDAGFLNQFTYTHIPHPLTQKTYTLIKRLLKKEHIYSFLKLFYDAGILHELFPNFKKVLHLPQFDGYHHFPVDLHSVKCIEALENIREPFIKKLYDEMDEKDKFLLKIIVLFHDSGKGRKQDHSEVGAKLIAQFTKKMQLDGDATSRAINLVKHHILMSSVAFKDNIHNEKTLYKFMSNVGDEKNLKLLYVLTYADINGVDGVGGHTYTTFSSKLLHELYINALEIAQNTERITDAKKRTIIEKRVKNLPEFKEQTKLLQNKILSIVSNLFFFKNSPKDIVKIALQAKQTDKYSYNITNDQTLSIEIFRKIPLNVGYLLSTLAHLNVVSMEIFTLFDGVKYFKIDFMHNVDPTILEDITAVIEDAFDMTKEVKLRDVEIKKEDITIDCEHSLTDAEINIHTKNQIGLLAYVMHKFEQLGINIVTAKIHSSKFKVRDSFLMEKQNNICNNINKIYDLLTK; translated from the coding sequence ATGGATATATTATTACAAATAGAAGATATTATTGAAAAAAACGGTTCAGATTTTGAACTTTCAAAACTTTTTAAACAGTATATAAAAGAGTATAAAGATTCGTTGCACCAACTTTTTGAAAAAAATCAGGGAAAAGATTTTCTGGTGCGTCATACAAGACAGCTTGACTCTATTATAGAGCTTATGTACAAGACAGTACTACGCCGTACATTTGGAAATTACCTTCCTATGAGAAGCTCAATTCCTATTGCCATTGTTGCTCTTGGGAGTTATGGACGTGAACAGCTCTGTGTACATAGTGACATCGATCTACTAATCGTCTATGAAGATGTCCACGGTTATAACTCCGAACTTATTATTGAAAAACTGTTTTACCTGGCACTTGATGCAGGACTTAAACTTGGACATCGTGTACATGAAGTTCAAGATTTGTTTAAAGCTTCAAATGAAGATATCACAATTCGTACTGCTTTGATGGAAGCCCGTTTTATATGTGGTTCCACTTTTACTTGGCATGCCGCAAGTAGAGCACTACACAGTATGAGACTTTATAATCAAAAAGAATATATTTTAAACAAGATCGAAGAAGCTCAGGAAAGAAGAAAAAAATTCTCTATCTCAATGGAACCAAACATTAAAGAGGGTGTTGGCGGACTTCGTGATGCACAACTTATTTTTTGGGTTGCCAAAACAATTTACGGTGTGGAATCTATTAAAGAGTTAAGCGGTGAACTTTTTACAGAAGAAGAGTATAAAGAGTATCGCATAGCACTCGAACTACTTTTTCGTGTAAGAAGTGCATTACATCTTATTACTGGAAAACAAGAAGATACACTGCGTCTTGAACATATTCCTCAGGTGACAAAACTTCTAGGCTTTACTACACAGAAAAAACTTTCAAGCAAAGTATTAGAAGCAGGCTGGCGTATTAATAACTTTACACAGATATTTGTTAAAAAAATGGTTCGTAGCTTTGTTTACGATACAAAAAACATTGCTGCATTTAGAGTTCAACGTCTACAAAAAGGAATTTATGAAAGAGACGGCAGACTCTTTGCTTCTTACAATCTTACTCCTAGACCTATTAATGAACTTCTGGAACTTTTAGTTAATTTAGAGGACAAAGATTATAAATATGATGCAGGTTTTTTAAATCAGTTCACTTATACACATATCCCTCATCCATTAACTCAAAAAACATATACATTGATTAAACGATTACTTAAAAAAGAACATATCTATTCATTTTTAAAACTTTTTTACGATGCGGGAATCCTGCACGAGCTTTTTCCTAATTTTAAAAAGGTATTACACCTTCCACAGTTTGACGGTTATCACCATTTTCCTGTAGATCTTCATTCTGTAAAATGTATTGAAGCTCTTGAAAACATTCGAGAACCTTTTATCAAAAAACTCTATGATGAAATGGATGAAAAAGATAAGTTTTTACTCAAAATTATTGTTTTATTTCATGACAGCGGTAAAGGAAGAAAACAGGATCATAGTGAAGTAGGTGCAAAACTGATCGCACAATTTACAAAAAAAATGCAGCTTGACGGTGATGCAACTTCTAGGGCTATTAACCTTGTCAAACATCATATTTTAATGAGTTCCGTTGCTTTTAAAGACAACATCCACAATGAAAAAACTCTTTATAAATTTATGTCTAACGTCGGCGATGAAAAAAATCTGAAACTATTATATGTACTTACATATGCAGATATTAACGGTGTTGATGGTGTAGGTGGACATACGTACACAACTTTTAGTTCTAAACTACTTCATGAGCTTTATATAAATGCTTTAGAAATTGCTCAGAACACTGAACGAATTACTGATGCTAAAAAACGTACGATAATTGAAAAAAGAGTAAAAAACCTCCCTGAATTTAAAGAACAGACAAAACTTTTACAGAATAAGATTTTATCGATTGTATCAAATCTGTTTTTCTTTAAAAATTCTCCAAAAGATATTGTCAAAATCGCACTTCAGGCAAAACAAACCGATAAATATTCTTACAATATAACAAACGATCAGACTTTAAGTATAGAAATTTTTAGAAAGATTCCTCTTAATGTAGGTTATCTACTCTCAACTCTCGCTCACTTAAATGTTGTTTCTATGGAAATTTTTACACTTTTTGACGGAGTGAAATATTTCAAAATAGATTTTATGCATAATGTCGATCCAACTATTTTGGAAGATATTACGGCAGTAATCGAAGATGCTTTTGATATGACAAAAGAGGTCAAACTAAGAGATGTTGAGATCAAAAAAGAAGATATTACTATTGATTGTGAACACTCCCTTACCGATGCTGAGATAAACATTCATACTAAAAATCAGATAGGTTTACTGGCCTATGTTATGCATAAGTTTGAACAACTAGGAATTAACATTGTTACGGCAAAAATACACTCTAGTAAATTTAAAGTAAGAGATAGTTTTTTAATGGAAAAACAAAACAATATATGTAATAATATCAACAAAATTTATGATTTGTTAACAAAATAA
- the lsrK gene encoding autoinducer-2 kinase — MEKYLLAIDAGTGSIRAVLFDILGNQLCVSQQEWTHLEEEGVPNSMSFDFTKNWQFTCNCIQGVIEASNVNPEDILALSATSMREGIVLYDKDGNELWGVANVDARASEEVKYLKENFPEIEEKFYQTSGQTFALGALPRLLWLKNNRPDIYKQVASISMIGDWILAKLSGVIASDPSNGGTTGIFSLSDRTWDSYMAQSIGLKDDIFPKVYEVGEVLGNVTKKASQETSLSETTKVVMGGGDVQLGSAGLGVVKEGDVAVLGGSFWQQVVNISSYVKPPKDMSLRVNPHVVNGLSQAEGITFFSGLIMRWFRDAFCDLEKLEAEKENRDVYELLEEKAKNVPAGSYGILPIFSDAMKYGKWYHAAPSFLNLNIDSTKSNKISMFRSLEENAAIVSSINLENIKKFSGVEFDTIVFAGGASKGTLWSQILADVTGYTVKIPKVTEATALGAAMAAGVGAEIYENLVVASEKLVQWDKTYTPNFENKKVYDELKEKWQSAYEEQLKLVDDNITTSMWKAPGV, encoded by the coding sequence ATGGAAAAGTATTTACTTGCCATAGATGCCGGAACAGGGAGTATCCGTGCGGTACTTTTTGATATTTTAGGAAATCAGCTTTGTGTTTCTCAGCAAGAGTGGACACACTTGGAAGAAGAGGGTGTCCCTAACTCTATGAGTTTTGACTTTACAAAAAATTGGCAGTTCACTTGCAATTGTATCCAAGGTGTAATAGAAGCATCGAATGTGAATCCTGAAGATATTTTAGCTTTAAGTGCAACTAGTATGCGTGAGGGGATTGTCCTTTACGATAAAGATGGAAATGAGCTCTGGGGTGTAGCAAATGTAGATGCAAGAGCTTCAGAAGAAGTAAAATATTTAAAAGAAAATTTTCCGGAGATTGAAGAAAAATTTTACCAAACAAGTGGACAGACTTTTGCACTTGGAGCACTTCCAAGGCTTTTATGGCTGAAAAACAATCGTCCTGATATTTATAAACAAGTAGCTTCTATCTCTATGATTGGAGATTGGATCTTGGCAAAACTTTCTGGTGTAATCGCTAGTGATCCAAGTAATGGCGGTACTACGGGAATATTTAGCTTGTCTGATCGAACTTGGGATAGTTATATGGCTCAAAGCATAGGATTAAAAGATGATATTTTTCCAAAAGTGTATGAAGTTGGAGAAGTTCTAGGCAATGTAACGAAAAAAGCTTCTCAAGAGACATCTTTATCAGAAACTACAAAAGTTGTGATGGGCGGTGGAGATGTTCAATTGGGCTCTGCCGGACTCGGTGTTGTAAAAGAGGGTGATGTAGCAGTTTTAGGCGGCAGTTTTTGGCAACAGGTTGTGAACATTAGTTCATATGTAAAACCGCCTAAAGATATGAGTCTGCGTGTAAATCCTCATGTAGTAAATGGTCTTTCGCAAGCTGAGGGGATTACATTTTTCTCTGGACTAATCATGCGCTGGTTTAGAGATGCTTTTTGTGATTTGGAAAAGTTAGAAGCAGAAAAAGAAAATAGAGATGTCTATGAACTTTTAGAAGAAAAAGCTAAAAATGTACCTGCCGGTTCTTACGGGATATTACCAATTTTTTCAGATGCTATGAAATACGGAAAATGGTACCATGCAGCTCCAAGCTTTTTAAACTTGAATATTGACAGTACTAAATCAAATAAAATTTCAATGTTTCGATCACTGGAAGAAAATGCCGCAATAGTTTCAAGTATTAATTTGGAAAATATAAAAAAATTTAGCGGTGTAGAATTTGATACTATTGTTTTTGCTGGCGGTGCAAGTAAAGGTACTCTATGGTCACAGATCTTAGCAGACGTGACCGGATATACGGTAAAAATTCCAAAAGTGACTGAGGCAACTGCACTTGGTGCTGCTATGGCGGCAGGTGTTGGGGCTGAAATATATGAAAACTTAGTAGTGGCATCAGAAAAATTGGTTCAATGGGACAAAACATATACTCCTAACTTTGAAAATAAAAAAGTTTATGATGAGCTAAAAGAAAAATGGCAAAGTGCTTATGAAGAGCAATTAAAGCTAGTTGATGATAATATCACGACTTCTATGTGGAAAGCTCCTGGAGTATAA
- a CDS encoding GGDEF domain-containing protein: MLLALAVATIVNVSLNFREYSIKGATEKAVMTAAIVKDGLTAHMVNGMMDKRQYFLDQISINNSEVKSLWIVRSPKVITQYGKGFANETLRDDIDKEVLKTGTTVETIQEGTDSIVLRVSIPYKATTSQPNCLQCHDVQRGDTLGAISMEFDITNMRNAGMVTILKILAINLGFIVIVLYLLNHYVSPYMKLFSSMQEGITKAYSGDFTHQFFTNVKGDARNIAEQLNTLFTKMQETFGNIKYNLSTFIPQGCVSSKDPLHEAKSIIGELSDIYKFKKTIELDLDKEAVYKRFIDALEHKFEVLHFAFYQIDQARNERKLIYATSDKAMCGNTVNLNANICRAFRTQSDVISTEYIDLCPECHKQDDYYVCIPFLINDEYSVVLNIAAKDESDVNRINALTPSIKNYLEAAKPVIESRILTAKLRDTSLRDSMTGLYNRRFLEEFIDQVIAQSNRKDETYTIMMLDVDFFKMVNDTYGHDIGDKVIVALAGVLKDNIREADLAIRYGGEEFLVLLHNASAEGALNVAGKIHRAFSALTFDVGNGETMKKTISIGIAKYPEDADSIWKTIKFADTALYEAKNTGRNKIVEFQKEMFQGENF; this comes from the coding sequence ATGTTGCTAGCACTTGCTGTCGCGACAATTGTAAATGTATCACTAAATTTTAGAGAATATAGTATAAAAGGTGCTACAGAGAAAGCGGTTATGACCGCAGCAATTGTAAAAGATGGTTTAACAGCTCATATGGTTAACGGAATGATGGATAAACGTCAGTACTTTTTGGACCAAATTTCTATTAATAACAGTGAAGTAAAATCTTTATGGATAGTTCGTTCTCCAAAAGTCATTACACAATACGGTAAAGGTTTTGCAAACGAAACATTACGTGACGATATTGATAAAGAGGTACTTAAAACCGGAACAACGGTTGAAACCATTCAAGAAGGAACAGACTCTATTGTATTAAGAGTTTCTATTCCTTATAAAGCAACAACATCTCAACCAAACTGTCTTCAATGTCATGATGTGCAAAGAGGTGATACTCTTGGAGCAATTAGTATGGAATTCGATATTACTAACATGCGTAATGCAGGTATGGTAACGATCTTAAAAATTCTAGCTATCAATCTTGGCTTTATCGTTATCGTTCTTTATCTATTAAATCATTATGTATCTCCTTATATGAAACTTTTTTCAAGTATGCAAGAAGGTATTACAAAAGCATATAGCGGTGATTTTACACACCAATTCTTTACAAATGTTAAAGGTGATGCAAGAAATATTGCCGAGCAACTCAATACTCTCTTTACAAAAATGCAAGAGACATTTGGAAATATCAAATATAATCTCTCTACGTTTATTCCTCAAGGATGTGTATCATCTAAAGACCCGCTTCACGAAGCAAAATCTATTATTGGGGAACTCTCAGATATTTATAAATTTAAAAAGACCATAGAATTGGATCTTGATAAAGAAGCTGTTTATAAAAGATTTATCGATGCTTTAGAGCATAAATTTGAAGTTCTTCATTTTGCATTTTATCAAATAGATCAAGCAAGAAATGAAAGAAAACTTATTTATGCAACTAGTGATAAGGCGATGTGTGGTAATACTGTAAATTTAAATGCAAATATATGCCGTGCCTTTAGAACACAATCAGATGTAATCTCAACAGAATACATCGATCTATGTCCAGAATGTCATAAGCAAGATGATTATTACGTATGTATCCCTTTCCTTATTAATGATGAATACAGTGTAGTTCTTAATATCGCTGCAAAAGATGAAAGTGATGTAAATCGCATTAATGCACTGACACCAAGTATTAAAAACTATCTTGAAGCTGCAAAACCTGTTATTGAAAGTAGAATTCTTACTGCAAAACTTCGTGATACTTCTTTAAGAGATAGTATGACAGGTTTATACAATAGAAGATTTTTAGAAGAGTTTATCGATCAAGTAATTGCTCAGTCAAACCGTAAAGATGAAACATATACTATTATGATGCTTGATGTAGATTTCTTCAAAATGGTTAACGATACTTATGGGCATGATATAGGTGATAAAGTTATTGTTGCTCTTGCCGGTGTGCTTAAAGACAATATCCGTGAAGCTGATCTTGCTATCCGTTACGGAGGAGAAGAGTTCTTAGTACTTCTTCATAATGCAAGTGCTGAAGGAGCATTAAATGTTGCAGGTAAAATCCATAGAGCATTCTCGGCTCTTACATTTGATGTCGGTAACGGTGAAACTATGAAAAAAACGATCAGTATTGGTATTGCAAAATATCCTGAGGATGCAGATAGTATCTGGAAAACAATCAAATTTGCAGATACAGCTTTATATGAAGCAAAAAACACTGGTAGAAATAAAATCGTAGAATTCCAGAAAGAGATGTTCCAAGGGGAAAACTTTTAA
- a CDS encoding putative quinol monooxygenase, which yields MAITKRVTFIAKEGSEGKMKELLAAMVKPSKAEKGCVFYEIVQYKENPRKFMAVETWEDEAALDGHRASAHYAVYKSSYEPYCEDKYTNELEVLG from the coding sequence ATGGCAATTACAAAAAGAGTAACATTTATAGCTAAAGAGGGCAGTGAAGGAAAAATGAAAGAGCTCCTGGCTGCAATGGTAAAACCTAGTAAAGCTGAAAAAGGGTGTGTGTTTTACGAGATAGTGCAATATAAAGAGAATCCAAGAAAATTCATGGCAGTGGAAACTTGGGAAGATGAAGCTGCACTTGACGGACATAGAGCATCAGCTCATTATGCAGTATACAAATCATCATATGAACCGTATTGTGAAGATAAGTATACTAATGAATTAGAAGTTTTAGGATAA
- a CDS encoding class II aldolase/adducin family protein produces MKNLWDEKAAAKCVDQLDFRVYTSNLLGANDELVLHGGGNTSVKIEDILYVKGSGWDLSNIQREGFSPVKLDTLLEMAQLEKLSDSDMVNLQRAAMTDKEAPNPSVEAILHALIPCKFVDHTHADAVVTISNSKNGKEYIEKLYPNFLIVDYVMPGFVLAHKIYVMTKGLDWDSIEGIILHNHGIITFDDDAKKSYDKMIEAVTKAEEFLDENAALEIQRSYEHSGCDIAKITKTFSKYKGYEVHININQSPLASYYASQPNLKEFASRGVLTPEHIIRTKRAPLVMEDTNLEAGIENFIKEYEEYYMRYENGEIMLNPAPNYMIIKNLAVISFGATKKESDIVNDIVEHTMKAVLRADKLGGYVSISEKDSFAMEYWELEQAKLKK; encoded by the coding sequence ATGAAAAATTTATGGGATGAGAAAGCGGCTGCAAAATGTGTGGATCAATTAGATTTTAGAGTATATACATCAAATCTTTTAGGTGCAAATGACGAGTTGGTATTGCACGGCGGTGGGAATACATCTGTAAAAATAGAAGATATCCTTTATGTCAAAGGAAGCGGCTGGGACCTAAGCAATATTCAAAGAGAAGGCTTCTCTCCCGTAAAACTGGATACTCTCTTAGAAATGGCTCAACTTGAAAAACTTAGTGACAGTGATATGGTGAACTTACAACGTGCAGCAATGACAGATAAAGAAGCACCAAATCCTTCTGTTGAGGCTATTTTACATGCGCTTATTCCATGTAAGTTTGTTGATCATACGCATGCAGATGCAGTTGTGACTATTTCAAACTCGAAAAATGGCAAAGAGTATATTGAAAAACTCTATCCAAATTTTTTAATAGTTGATTATGTGATGCCTGGATTTGTTTTAGCTCATAAAATATATGTGATGACAAAAGGGCTTGACTGGGATAGTATTGAGGGAATTATATTACATAATCACGGTATAATTACTTTTGATGACGATGCGAAAAAGTCGTATGACAAGATGATTGAAGCAGTAACTAAAGCTGAAGAGTTTTTAGATGAAAATGCTGCACTTGAGATCCAAAGAAGTTACGAGCACAGCGGTTGTGATATTGCAAAGATTACAAAAACTTTTTCTAAATACAAAGGATATGAAGTTCATATCAATATCAACCAGTCACCTTTGGCATCATATTATGCATCACAACCAAATTTAAAAGAGTTTGCATCCCGTGGTGTTTTAACACCTGAACATATCATTAGAACAAAAAGAGCACCGCTTGTGATGGAAGATACAAATCTTGAAGCGGGAATTGAAAATTTCATTAAAGAGTATGAAGAATATTATATGCGTTATGAAAATGGTGAAATTATGCTGAACCCTGCACCAAACTATATGATCATAAAAAATCTTGCCGTTATCTCTTTTGGCGCAACGAAAAAAGAGTCGGATATTGTCAATGATATTGTAGAACATACAATGAAGGCAGTATTAAGAGCTGATAAACTTGGCGGCTACGTAAGTATTAGCGAAAAAGATAGTTTTGCTATGGAATACTGGGAATTAGAACAAGCAAAATTAAAAAAATAA